In one window of Dermochelys coriacea isolate rDerCor1 chromosome 3, rDerCor1.pri.v4, whole genome shotgun sequence DNA:
- the MSH5 gene encoding mutS protein homolog 5 isoform X2, whose protein sequence is MCQQKCPSSPAALLLELARMSTTASLNTHCLPPPLPVPEQEEEQEQPQIYMCVLWYARLLGITYYDTGDCSVYFMPDMPDNEDLKLLQKVIDEVLPRCIVTSAKQDHNIAKFLTNMGDATGDVDKPEIVLFPNMDFGLEVSKQRILSRQFPFIPSHMTATEKILYLSSIIPFESPLMVRALGGLLKFLDRRRIGVELEDSTIGVPILAFKKFVLMDIVNMDQDTYCVLQIFKSEVHPSVYKLSSGLKEGLSLYGILNRCRCKWGEKLMRLWLMRPTRNLTELNKRLDVIQFFLLAQNHETVLTLQDCLKNIKNVPQILRRMNLSHTKVSDWQALYKTVYSAVCLRDTCRSLPSSIELFQTISQVFTDDLHYIASLISKVVDFEGSISENRFTVRPNVDSTIDEKKRKLMGLSDFLTEVARKELETLDNRIPSCCVIYIPLIGFLLSIPRLPTMVDKSDFEIEGLDFMFLSEDKLHYRSARTKELDSILGDLHCEIRDQEILIMHQMQTKILEKSAVLNNVIEYTAHLDVLLALAVMARENSYSRPCFTHRHGIHIKDGRHPLMELCAKTFVPNPVDSGEANGRIKILTGPNSSGKSVYLKMVGLITFMALIGSYVPAAKAEIGTVDGIYTRIHSRESVSVGLSTFMIDLNQVAKAVNNATERSLVLIDEFGKGTNTVDGLSLLAAVLRHWLSQGTQCPQIFVSTNFHSLVQLKLLPDTPLVQYLTMETHQDGDELIFFYQLKDGVSELIRNGKPIRRIDHPSKGSQLERCKSLVEKFLCLDLDDSHVDLEKFMSQEVLSSAASIL, encoded by the exons ATGTGCCAACAAAAATGTCCATCTTCACCAGCAGCACTGCTCCTGGAACTGGCTAGAATGAGCACCACTGCTTCACTGAACACCCATTGTCTCCCACCACCACTGCCTGTGCCTGAACAAGAGGAGGAGCAAGAGCAACCTCAGATATACATGTGTGTGTTGTGGTATGCCAGGCTGCTGGGGATCACTTATTATGACACAGGAGACTGCTCAGTCTACTTCATGCCCGACATGCCTGATAATGAAGACCTCAAGCTGCTGCAGAAAGTGATTGATGAAGTCCTTCCCCGATGCATAGTGACTAGTGCCAAGCAGGATCACAACATTGCCAAATTCCTGACCAATATGGGTGATGCTACGGGGGACGTGGACAAACCAGAAATTGTCCTCTTTCCCAATATGGACTTTGGCCTGGAAGTGAGCAAACAGCGGATCTTATCTAGGCAATTCCCTTTCATTCCTTCTCATATGACTGCAACAGAGAAAATCCTCTATTTGTCTTCCATCATTCCCTTTGAGAGCCCACTCATGGTACGAGCACTAGGTGGGCTGTTGAAGTTTCTTGACAGGAGGCGGATCGGAGTCGAACTAGAAGATAGCACAATCGGGGTTCCCATCTTGGCCTTTAAAAAGTTTGTGCTCATGGATATCGTGAATATGGATCAAGATACTTATTGTGTCCTACAGATATTTAAAAGTGAGGTGCATCCTTCTGTTTACAAGCTGTCCAGTGGGCTGAAAGAAGGACTCAGTTTGTATGGGATTTTGAACCGCTGCAGGTGCAAGTGGGGAGAGAAACTGATGAGGTTGTGGCTCATGCGGCCCACCCGCAACCTTACAGAGCTGAACAAACGGCTGGATGTTATTCAGTTCTTCTTGCTGGCTCAGAACCATGAAACAGTCCTGACTCTTCAAGACTGCCTCAAGAATATAAAAAATGTACCTCAGATTTTGAGAAGAATGAATCTTTCACATACAAAGGTCAGTGACTGGCAGGCACTTTACAAGACAGTTTATAGTGCAGTGTGTCTCAGAGATACATGCCGTTCCCTACCTAGCAGCATCGAGCTCTTCCAGACCATCTCACAGGTCTTCACTGATGATCTGCACTATATTGCCAGTCTCATCAGCAAAGTGGTAGATTTTGAAGGCAGCATCTCAGAAAACCGCTTCACTGTTAGACCCAATGTGGATTCCACCATTGATGAAAAGAAACGAAAGCTGATGGGTCTCTCAGACTTCCTCACAGAAGTGGCACGGAAGGAATTGGAGACCCTGGACAATCGGATTCCTTCCTGTTGTGTCATCTATATTCCCTTGATTGGATTCCTGCTTTCCATTCCACGGCTGCCCACAATGGTGGACAAGAGTGACTTTGAGATTGAAGGCCTGGACTTCATGTTCTTGTCAGAGGATAAACTGCATTATAGAAGTGCTAGGACAAAGGAACTAGACAGCATTCTGGGTGACCTGCACTGTGAGATCAGAGACCAGGAAATACTTATCATGCACCAGATGCAGACAAAAATCTTGGAGAAGTCGGCAGTGCTTAACAATGTGATTGAATACACAGCGCACCTAGATGTGCTGCTAGCTCTGGCAGTGATGGCTCGAGAGAATAGCTACAGCCGTCCGTGCTTTACCCACCGCCATGGCATCCACATCAAGGATGGCAGGCATCCACTCATGGAGCTATGTGCAAAGACTTTTGTGCCCAATCCTGTGGACAGTGGTGAGGCTAATGGGCGAATAAAGATCCTTACAGGGCCCAACTCATCTGGGAAGAGTGTATACTTAAAAATGGTGGGCCTTATAACATTCATGGCCCTAATCGGCAGCTATGTCCCTGCTGCAAAGGCTGAGATTGGGACAGTTGATGGGATTTACACCAGGATTCACAGCAGGGAATCAGTATCTGTGGGACTCTCCACTTTCATGATTGATCTCAACCAGGTTGCCAAAGCAGTGAACAACGCCACTGAGAGGTCCTTGGTACTTATTGATGAGTTTGGCAAAGGGACCAACACAGTGGATGGCCTCTCCCTTCTAGCCGCTGTGCTAAGGCACTGGCTCAGCCAGGGAACCCAGTGCCCACAGATCTTTGTCTCCACTAATTTTCACAGCTTGGTGCAGCTGAAGCTCCTTCCTGACACCCCTCTTGTGCAGTATCTGACAATGGAGACCCACCAAGATGGAGATGAGTTAATATTCTTCTATCAGCTCAAGGACGGA GTATCAGAGCTTATCCGAAATGGAAAACCTATTAGACGTATTGATCACCCATCCAAAGGGAGCCAGCTAGAGAGATGCAAGTCTCTAGTGGAAAAGTTCCTTTGCCTAGACCTTGATGACTCCCATGTGGACTTAGAGAAGTTCATGAGTCAGGAAGTGCTGTCCTCTGCAGCCTCCATTCTGTAA
- the MSH5 gene encoding mutS protein homolog 5 isoform X1, with product MCQQKCPSSPAALLLELARMSTTASLNTHCLPPPLPVPEQEEEQEQPQIYMCVLWYARLLGITYYDTGDCSVYFMPDMPDNEDLKLLQKVIDEVLPRCIVTSAKQDHNIAKFLTNMGDATGDVDKPEIVLFPNMDFGLEVSKQRILSRQFPFIPSHMTATEKILYLSSIIPFESPLMVRALGGLLKFLDRRRIGVELEDSTIGVPILAFKKFVLMDIVNMDQDTYCVLQIFKSEVHPSVYKLSSGLKEGLSLYGILNRCRCKWGEKLMRLWLMRPTRNLTELNKRLDVIQFFLLAQNHETVLTLQDCLKNIKNVPQILRRMNLSHTKVSDWQALYKTVYSAVCLRDTCRSLPSSIELFQTISQVFTDDLHYIASLISKVVDFEGSISENRFTVRPNVDSTIDEKKRKLMGLSDFLTEVARKELETLDNRIPSCCVIYIPLIGFLLSIPRLPTMVDKSDFEIEGLDFMFLSEDKLHYRSARTKELDSILGDLHCEIRDQEILIMHQMQTKILEKSAVLNNVIEYTAHLDVLLALAVMARENSYSRPCFTHRHGIHIKDGRHPLMELCAKTFVPNPVDSGEANGRIKILTGPNSSGKSVYLKMVGLITFMALIGSYVPAAKAEIGTVDGIYTRIHSRESVSVGLSTFMIDLNQVAKAVNNATERSLVLIDEFGKGTNTVDGLSLLAAVLRHWLSQGTQCPQIFVSTNFHSLVQLKLLPDTPLVQYLTMETHQDGDELIFFYQLKDGVSTVSHAANIAALAGMPPKVIARGVEVSELIRNGKPIRRIDHPSKGSQLERCKSLVEKFLCLDLDDSHVDLEKFMSQEVLSSAASIL from the coding sequence ATGTGCCAACAAAAATGTCCATCTTCACCAGCAGCACTGCTCCTGGAACTGGCTAGAATGAGCACCACTGCTTCACTGAACACCCATTGTCTCCCACCACCACTGCCTGTGCCTGAACAAGAGGAGGAGCAAGAGCAACCTCAGATATACATGTGTGTGTTGTGGTATGCCAGGCTGCTGGGGATCACTTATTATGACACAGGAGACTGCTCAGTCTACTTCATGCCCGACATGCCTGATAATGAAGACCTCAAGCTGCTGCAGAAAGTGATTGATGAAGTCCTTCCCCGATGCATAGTGACTAGTGCCAAGCAGGATCACAACATTGCCAAATTCCTGACCAATATGGGTGATGCTACGGGGGACGTGGACAAACCAGAAATTGTCCTCTTTCCCAATATGGACTTTGGCCTGGAAGTGAGCAAACAGCGGATCTTATCTAGGCAATTCCCTTTCATTCCTTCTCATATGACTGCAACAGAGAAAATCCTCTATTTGTCTTCCATCATTCCCTTTGAGAGCCCACTCATGGTACGAGCACTAGGTGGGCTGTTGAAGTTTCTTGACAGGAGGCGGATCGGAGTCGAACTAGAAGATAGCACAATCGGGGTTCCCATCTTGGCCTTTAAAAAGTTTGTGCTCATGGATATCGTGAATATGGATCAAGATACTTATTGTGTCCTACAGATATTTAAAAGTGAGGTGCATCCTTCTGTTTACAAGCTGTCCAGTGGGCTGAAAGAAGGACTCAGTTTGTATGGGATTTTGAACCGCTGCAGGTGCAAGTGGGGAGAGAAACTGATGAGGTTGTGGCTCATGCGGCCCACCCGCAACCTTACAGAGCTGAACAAACGGCTGGATGTTATTCAGTTCTTCTTGCTGGCTCAGAACCATGAAACAGTCCTGACTCTTCAAGACTGCCTCAAGAATATAAAAAATGTACCTCAGATTTTGAGAAGAATGAATCTTTCACATACAAAGGTCAGTGACTGGCAGGCACTTTACAAGACAGTTTATAGTGCAGTGTGTCTCAGAGATACATGCCGTTCCCTACCTAGCAGCATCGAGCTCTTCCAGACCATCTCACAGGTCTTCACTGATGATCTGCACTATATTGCCAGTCTCATCAGCAAAGTGGTAGATTTTGAAGGCAGCATCTCAGAAAACCGCTTCACTGTTAGACCCAATGTGGATTCCACCATTGATGAAAAGAAACGAAAGCTGATGGGTCTCTCAGACTTCCTCACAGAAGTGGCACGGAAGGAATTGGAGACCCTGGACAATCGGATTCCTTCCTGTTGTGTCATCTATATTCCCTTGATTGGATTCCTGCTTTCCATTCCACGGCTGCCCACAATGGTGGACAAGAGTGACTTTGAGATTGAAGGCCTGGACTTCATGTTCTTGTCAGAGGATAAACTGCATTATAGAAGTGCTAGGACAAAGGAACTAGACAGCATTCTGGGTGACCTGCACTGTGAGATCAGAGACCAGGAAATACTTATCATGCACCAGATGCAGACAAAAATCTTGGAGAAGTCGGCAGTGCTTAACAATGTGATTGAATACACAGCGCACCTAGATGTGCTGCTAGCTCTGGCAGTGATGGCTCGAGAGAATAGCTACAGCCGTCCGTGCTTTACCCACCGCCATGGCATCCACATCAAGGATGGCAGGCATCCACTCATGGAGCTATGTGCAAAGACTTTTGTGCCCAATCCTGTGGACAGTGGTGAGGCTAATGGGCGAATAAAGATCCTTACAGGGCCCAACTCATCTGGGAAGAGTGTATACTTAAAAATGGTGGGCCTTATAACATTCATGGCCCTAATCGGCAGCTATGTCCCTGCTGCAAAGGCTGAGATTGGGACAGTTGATGGGATTTACACCAGGATTCACAGCAGGGAATCAGTATCTGTGGGACTCTCCACTTTCATGATTGATCTCAACCAGGTTGCCAAAGCAGTGAACAACGCCACTGAGAGGTCCTTGGTACTTATTGATGAGTTTGGCAAAGGGACCAACACAGTGGATGGCCTCTCCCTTCTAGCCGCTGTGCTAAGGCACTGGCTCAGCCAGGGAACCCAGTGCCCACAGATCTTTGTCTCCACTAATTTTCACAGCTTGGTGCAGCTGAAGCTCCTTCCTGACACCCCTCTTGTGCAGTATCTGACAATGGAGACCCACCAAGATGGAGATGAGTTAATATTCTTCTATCAGCTCAAGGACGGAGTGTCCACTGTTAGCCATGCTGCCAATATTGCTGCGTTGGCTGGGATGCCACCCAAAGTGATTGCACGAGGAGTGGAGGTATCAGAGCTTATCCGAAATGGAAAACCTATTAGACGTATTGATCACCCATCCAAAGGGAGCCAGCTAGAGAGATGCAAGTCTCTAGTGGAAAAGTTCCTTTGCCTAGACCTTGATGACTCCCATGTGGACTTAGAGAAGTTCATGAGTCAGGAAGTGCTGTCCTCTGCAGCCTCCATTCTGTAA